CTCGACCAGCCGCTCTTTCTCGGCCACCAGCTCTTTGGCGAAGGCGGCGTCGTCCGCGGTCAGCTTCCGGTAGGAGGCGGCGGCGGGTTCGTAGAAGAAGCGGTTGTACTCTTCGACCATGCGCTCGCTCGAGAACTCCCCGAGTCCGGTCACGATCGAAGCTTTCATGCGCTTGATCCAGCGCTGCGGCAGGTCGCCGCCGGAACGCTCGTAGAAGCACGGGATGATGTCGTTCTCAAGGAGGTTGAAGAGCTGCTGCGACTCGTAGTTGTCGCGGTCCTCGTCCTCGGTGTAGTAGTCGTTGCCCTCGATGGCCCAGCCGTTTTCCCCGTTGTACCCCTCGGCCCACCAGCCGTCGAGGATGCTGCAGTTGATGACGCCGTTGATGGCGGCCTTCATGCCGGAGGTGCCGCTCGCCTCCTGCGGGCGGCGCGGCGTGTTGAGCCAGACGTCGACGCCCTGCGTAAGGCTGCGGGCCATGCCGATGTCGTAGTTTTCGAGGAAGACGAGCCGGTCCTGCACGCCGTGGTTCTCGGCGAACTGGACGAGTTCCTGGATCAGTTTCTTGCCTTCGTCGTCGGCCGGGTGCGCCTTTCCGGCGAAGATGAACTGGATCGGGCGGGTCTTGTCCTTCAGCAGCGCGATGAGCCGGTCCGGATTGCGCAGCAGCAGAGTGCCGCGCTTGTAGGTCGCGAAGCGGCGCGCGAAGCCGATGGTCAGGATGTCCGGCGAAAGCGTGTTTTTCGTCTTGTCGACCTTGACTTTCGAGCGGTCGGACAGGTAGCGGACGTTGCTCTGCAGCAGGCGGCGGGCGCGCCTGACCAGCGACTGGCGGCAGAGTTCGTGCGCCATCCAGAGCTCTTCGTCCGGCAGCGTGTTGATGCCTTCGATCAGCTGGTCGACCGGGGGATTGTGCGCCCATTTCGGAGTCAGGTAGCGTTCGTAAAGCCCCCAGAGCCGGTTCGACACCCACGACGCGATATGGACTCCGTTCGTGATGTGCTTGATCGGAATCTCCGAGACGGAGCGCTGCGGCCAGAGGTTTTTCCACATATCGCGGGCGACTTCGCCGTGCAGCTTGCTGACGCCGTTGCTGTAGTCCGCCAGGCGCAGCCCGAAGACGGTCATCGACATCTCGCTGGCGTGGTTGCGGTCGTTGATCGGGATGCCCCAGCGGATCACGCGGTTCACGTCGAGGTGCGCTTCCGCGGCGAACACGTTCAGGTACGGGCGCAGCATGCCGATGTCGAACACCTCGTTGCCGGCCGGGACCGGCGTATGCGTCGTAAAGACGTTCGAGCGCCAGACCGCCTCCAGCGCGACGTTCGGGTCGTAGCCGAGGTCGTTCACGAGGTGGGCGATGCGGGCCAGCGAAAGGAAGCCGGCGTGGCCTTCGTTCATATGGCAGACCGACGGGTCATATCCCATCGCGATCAGCGCCTTGAAGCCGCCGATGCCGAGCAGGAGCTCCTGATGCAGGCGCATGCGCTTGTCGCCGCCGTAGAGTCGCCACGAAACCTCGCGCAGATCCGGCGGGTTCTCCGGAATTTCGGTATCGAGCAGCAGCAGCGGGACGTTGCCGACCCAGAGCACCCAGACCGCCGCGAAGAGTTCGCGGTCGATCAGGCGGATGCTGATGGTGACCTCTTTGCCGTTCTTGTCGAGGCCGCGCTCGAGCGGAAGGTTGTGGATCTCGGAGACCGGGTAGTGTTCGATCTGCCAGCCGTTGCGGTCGAGCACCTGCGTGAAGTAGCCCTGGCGGTAGAGCAGCCCGACCGCGACCAGCGGCAGCGAGAGATCGCTTGCCGCCTTCAGGTGGTCGCCGGCGAGGACGCCGAGGCCGCCGGAGAAGATCCGGATGCTTTCGTGAATGCCGAATTCAAGCGAAAAATAGGCGATGGAGCGGTCTTTTTCGTTTTCGCTTTTCGGTGAGACGCGTTCGAATTCGGCCTGCACCGTGCGCAGGTGGCGGCGGTAGGTCGGGTCGTGCGCGAGCTCTTCGAGCCGCGACTGCGGAACCGTGCGCAGGAATTCCTTTGCGTTGCCGGAGAGTTCGCGCCAGAGGTTCGGGTTGATGCGGACGAAAAGCTCGATGGCCAGCGGGTGCCAGCACCACCAGATATTGTTGGACAGCGTTTCGAGAAACTTGAGCTCCTCCGGAATCCGCGGGCCGACATTGTAAAGTTGTACATCCATATGCTGTGGTTTCCTATATGATAAAAGTTCCGGAACCGGCGCGTTCCGCGTGATTCGCGGTTCGGACGGCGGAGAACTTTTACGGTTTCTGTTTCATGCTCTCCCGCCCGGCTGCTTCCGGAAAACGGGAGAGGACCGTTCGCGGCTCCGGAACTTTCTCCCGGACCGGATTGCGCCGCGACGGCGGAATCACTTCGATTCGAGTTCCAGAACGCTGTTCAGCGAACCGATGTCGTTCGGGACGAAGTTCGGGTTGCGTTCATCGATTTTCCATTCGCCGTTGATGACGAATTTATACTCGTAGACGCCCGGTTCGAGCATCATCGTGCCGGTGTAGATGCCGTCGCCGTTCTTGTCGACGAGCTGCTTGTCCGGCAGCCAGTCGTTGAAGCTGCCGGCCACGGCCACGACCTTGCCCGGCTCGTCTTCCAGAAGAAAGGTGACCCGGCGCCGGATCGGCCGGTTGGTTTTCGTCATGTTCTTGCCTGCCATAATACGCCTCCTCATGGGTTGGTGGTAAACGCCGCTCTCTGCCGCCGCCGCAACCGCGGCGGCATGTTGTTCGGATACCGCAATTCGTTATCGCCGAAGTCGTAATGAAAAACGGCAAAACGGAAACGATTCGAAAATGAATGAAAATCTTTTCCGGTATCCCTGCTACTCCTTCCTTAATATATCACCGCTTTTGATGTTGTCAAATATATTTTTCTTGTTAAAATGTTAACTTTCAATGAAAAAGAGTGTGATTGCCCTGTATGTGAAATTATGTTTTAATTTTACATCGATCCGGAAGTCTGGAGACCGGTTATTTTTATCGTTTATAAGA
This DNA window, taken from Victivallis lenta, encodes the following:
- a CDS encoding glycogen-binding domain-containing protein, which gives rise to MAGKNMTKTNRPIRRRVTFLLEDEPGKVVAVAGSFNDWLPDKQLVDKNGDGIYTGTMMLEPGVYEYKFVINGEWKIDERNPNFVPNDIGSLNSVLELESK
- the glgP gene encoding alpha-glucan family phosphorylase codes for the protein MDVQLYNVGPRIPEELKFLETLSNNIWWCWHPLAIELFVRINPNLWRELSGNAKEFLRTVPQSRLEELAHDPTYRRHLRTVQAEFERVSPKSENEKDRSIAYFSLEFGIHESIRIFSGGLGVLAGDHLKAASDLSLPLVAVGLLYRQGYFTQVLDRNGWQIEHYPVSEIHNLPLERGLDKNGKEVTISIRLIDRELFAAVWVLWVGNVPLLLLDTEIPENPPDLREVSWRLYGGDKRMRLHQELLLGIGGFKALIAMGYDPSVCHMNEGHAGFLSLARIAHLVNDLGYDPNVALEAVWRSNVFTTHTPVPAGNEVFDIGMLRPYLNVFAAEAHLDVNRVIRWGIPINDRNHASEMSMTVFGLRLADYSNGVSKLHGEVARDMWKNLWPQRSVSEIPIKHITNGVHIASWVSNRLWGLYERYLTPKWAHNPPVDQLIEGINTLPDEELWMAHELCRQSLVRRARRLLQSNVRYLSDRSKVKVDKTKNTLSPDILTIGFARRFATYKRGTLLLRNPDRLIALLKDKTRPIQFIFAGKAHPADDEGKKLIQELVQFAENHGVQDRLVFLENYDIGMARSLTQGVDVWLNTPRRPQEASGTSGMKAAINGVINCSILDGWWAEGYNGENGWAIEGNDYYTEDEDRDNYESQQLFNLLENDIIPCFYERSGGDLPQRWIKRMKASIVTGLGEFSSERMVEEYNRFFYEPAAASYRKLTADDAAFAKELVAEKERLVENFDGGKLYIERPAVEGDLADLHVGDKFKVSTRVYLAGLKPEEVEVEAYFGTVNAHNEIITSGAEKMELAETLDDNNYRYSCELTCRVSGRFGLTARIKAAGHEWDNSVPGFMCWPR